A window from Opitutia bacterium ISCC 52 encodes these proteins:
- a CDS encoding RNA polymerase sigma factor, which produces MSSTEQQEAAIEEAFLLAQVGNGDNEAFRKIYDRYSTPLYSLGMRMLRQPSEAEEALQDTFLKIWNNASKFDARKSRPFTWAVTIMRRTCIDRIRKLKRIPESVTFEPTDDQDWSTPEKLRETAVRHEMREQVQTALQNIPDKQQRALELALFSGMTHSEIANALEQPLGTVKSWLKRGLFQLRTTLTKPAV; this is translated from the coding sequence ATGTCATCAACAGAACAACAGGAAGCAGCGATTGAAGAAGCCTTTTTGCTGGCTCAGGTTGGAAATGGTGACAACGAGGCGTTTAGGAAAATCTATGATCGTTACTCGACTCCTTTGTACTCATTGGGGATGCGTATGCTGAGGCAGCCGAGTGAGGCAGAAGAAGCCTTGCAGGATACGTTTCTCAAAATTTGGAACAACGCATCTAAGTTTGATGCCAGGAAATCACGGCCATTTACTTGGGCGGTCACCATCATGCGGCGAACCTGTATTGACCGTATTAGAAAACTAAAACGTATTCCTGAGTCTGTAACGTTCGAACCAACGGATGACCAGGATTGGTCTACACCTGAGAAGCTTAGGGAAACCGCTGTGCGTCATGAAATGCGAGAGCAGGTCCAGACTGCCTTGCAAAACATTCCGGACAAACAACAACGAGCCTTAGAGTTGGCCCTTTTCTCCGGCATGACTCATTCTGAAATTGCAAATGCACTCGAACAACCTCTTGGAACTGTGAAGTCCTGGTTGAAGCGAGGTCTATTCCAATTGCGAACTACCTTAACAAAACCGGCGGTATGA
- a CDS encoding sigma-70 family RNA polymerase sigma factor, which translates to MEASPVDSPNPPDPSTWIESYGDYLYRYALMRVSNASLAEDLVQETFLAGIKSLKNFGGRSTLKTWLTGILKFKIMDYYRKSSREKTFTQLSSFYEDEEHEHFGENGHWLSGDYSPAGWSAEQWENVDRQEFMTQFLQCAEKLPPKIKQVYLMREVDGIDSKEIVEKLEITPQNLWTILHRARMALRKCLQDNWSSPDKRL; encoded by the coding sequence GTGGAAGCTTCGCCTGTAGATTCTCCAAATCCTCCTGATCCATCAACTTGGATCGAATCCTATGGAGATTACTTGTATCGCTATGCACTTATGAGGGTCAGCAATGCTTCATTGGCTGAAGATTTGGTCCAGGAAACTTTTCTTGCTGGAATAAAATCACTGAAGAATTTCGGTGGTCGATCTACGCTTAAGACATGGCTCACCGGAATCCTCAAATTCAAGATCATGGACTACTATCGTAAAAGTAGCCGAGAGAAGACATTTACCCAGCTGAGCTCCTTTTACGAAGATGAAGAGCATGAACACTTTGGCGAAAATGGACATTGGTTGAGCGGTGATTATTCTCCTGCGGGCTGGTCGGCGGAGCAGTGGGAGAATGTGGATCGGCAGGAGTTTATGACCCAGTTTCTCCAATGCGCCGAGAAATTGCCTCCGAAGATCAAACAGGTCTACCTGATGCGCGAGGTCGACGGCATTGATAGTAAGGAAATTGTGGAGAAGCTCGAGATAACTCCGCAAAACCTCTGGACAATTCTTCATCGGGCGCGAATGGCTTTGAGGAAATGT
- the gmk gene encoding guanylate kinase, translating to MSSPEKNLALLIILAGPTGTGKSTLCNGMTQKYSGIQRVITSTTRAPRDGEINGEDYYFFSQEEFDQKIAEDAFYEHAEVHQAQHRYGTLKSEIQGKLAADQDLIMNIDVQGVASFQRAAENDPLLQQRLVTVFLMPPSLEEIERRLVERGKEDRAAIDQRLATASKEMPLWNTYDFCLVSGTREEDFSKVESIWRAEKLRVSRLDS from the coding sequence ATGAGCTCTCCTGAAAAAAACCTGGCACTTTTGATTATACTCGCCGGTCCGACTGGTACTGGTAAAAGCACATTGTGCAATGGGATGACCCAAAAATATAGTGGTATTCAGCGAGTGATTACATCCACTACTCGAGCTCCTCGTGACGGGGAGATAAATGGCGAGGACTATTACTTCTTTTCCCAGGAAGAGTTTGATCAGAAAATTGCGGAAGACGCATTCTATGAACACGCAGAAGTCCATCAGGCTCAGCATCGTTACGGAACCTTGAAATCGGAGATCCAAGGAAAACTAGCTGCCGATCAAGACCTCATCATGAACATCGATGTTCAGGGGGTGGCTTCATTCCAGCGTGCGGCAGAAAATGATCCGTTGCTCCAACAGCGACTGGTCACCGTCTTTTTGATGCCTCCAAGTTTGGAAGAGATCGAGCGTCGTCTTGTTGAACGAGGAAAAGAAGATCGCGCGGCCATTGATCAAAGGTTGGCTACAGCTAGTAAAGAAATGCCGCTGTGGAATACCTACGACTTTTGTTTGGTGAGTGGAACTCGCGAAGAAGACTTCTCCAAGGTCGAGAGCATATGGAGGGCTGAAAAGCTACGCGTGTCTCGGCTGGATTCGTAA
- a CDS encoding rhomboid family intramembrane serine protease, with translation MNPPIKLTYNAPFVLTFSLICLVALLASGLTGGKSTIHIFSVHGSDSFANPLVYPRLIGHALGHASFSHLLGNLTIILLIGPILEEKYGTPDLTVMAVITAAVTGLLHMLFFQGMLLGASGIVFMFIVLSSLVNVKRRTIPLTFILVCIIFLGNEFALSFEEDSVSQFAHILGGICGSVFGFFRAK, from the coding sequence ATGAACCCTCCTATTAAACTAACCTACAACGCTCCCTTTGTCCTCACCTTTTCTTTAATTTGCCTGGTGGCTTTATTAGCCTCGGGACTTACTGGCGGAAAAAGCACGATCCACATATTCAGTGTGCACGGTAGCGATAGCTTTGCAAATCCACTCGTCTACCCCCGGTTGATTGGACATGCACTCGGGCATGCCAGTTTTTCGCATCTGCTCGGCAACCTTACTATCATCTTATTAATCGGACCCATTCTCGAGGAAAAGTATGGCACCCCCGATTTGACTGTTATGGCTGTAATCACAGCAGCGGTAACCGGGCTGCTACACATGCTCTTTTTTCAAGGCATGCTACTGGGTGCAAGTGGGATCGTATTTATGTTTATAGTGCTGAGCTCTCTGGTGAACGTAAAGCGGAGGACAATTCCCCTTACATTTATCCTTGTTTGCATTATCTTTCTCGGGAACGAGTTCGCCCTGTCATTTGAAGAAGACAGTGTCTCGCAGTTCGCTCACATCTTGGGCGGAATTTGCGGAAGTGTATTTGGCTTTTTTCGCGCTAAGTAG
- a CDS encoding SAM-dependent chlorinase/fluorinase — protein sequence MKVNGIIALLTDFGTSDWYVASTKAAALVANPTAQLIDITHGIEQGSISEGAFVLNRCFNDFPAGTTFVVVVDPGVGTQRDAIVVRAGDYYFVGPNNGVLYPTISQSDTWDAYVIENPTWKGRKSSSTFHGRDLFAPSAGQITSGTLLEEAGRKLETLVPFQFPEPVAEDGYVRGEIIYFDRFGNGLTNFKPEHFQEATLVGLRAADTLFPVAKTFGEVDERDPVSYWGSSGFLEVAVRNGDAKKEYQLQTGASIYPIFED from the coding sequence ATGAAGGTCAACGGAATTATAGCCCTCCTCACAGATTTTGGAACCAGCGATTGGTATGTCGCTAGCACGAAAGCAGCTGCCCTAGTCGCAAATCCAACTGCCCAGTTGATCGATATCACCCATGGGATTGAACAAGGGTCTATCTCGGAAGGAGCATTTGTTCTCAACCGTTGTTTCAACGACTTCCCAGCCGGAACTACCTTTGTCGTTGTGGTTGATCCTGGAGTGGGGACCCAGCGCGACGCCATAGTCGTCCGGGCTGGAGACTATTATTTTGTCGGGCCCAACAATGGTGTTCTCTACCCGACAATCAGCCAGTCGGATACTTGGGACGCCTATGTGATCGAGAATCCTACTTGGAAGGGGCGAAAAAGTAGTTCCACTTTTCACGGGAGGGACCTATTCGCACCCTCGGCTGGTCAGATTACTTCCGGAACCCTCCTTGAAGAAGCAGGGCGTAAGCTTGAGACTTTAGTTCCTTTTCAATTTCCAGAACCGGTCGCTGAAGATGGCTACGTACGAGGAGAAATTATCTACTTCGACCGATTTGGAAATGGCCTGACAAACTTCAAACCGGAGCACTTCCAGGAAGCAACCTTAGTGGGCTTGAGAGCTGCCGACACTCTCTTCCCAGTTGCGAAAACCTTTGGAGAAGTCGACGAAAGGGATCCTGTCAGTTATTGGGGATCGAGTGGATTTCTGGAAGTCGCCGTTAGAAACGGAGATGCAAAAAAAGAATACCAGCTGCAAACCGGTGCTTCTATCTATCCGATTTTCGAGGACTAA